The following coding sequences lie in one Gouania willdenowi chromosome 5, fGouWil2.1, whole genome shotgun sequence genomic window:
- the LOC114463987 gene encoding zinc finger protein 239-like codes for MNKTRGGFKHTMSGDLKPPGGGGSWRSLPRTQAAVKKHQIPEDCLHCGASVLSYGHFLHKAEVYCEGAEGLGKTLGLWLSDRKVSKTTRWRLEKTFDNMKNGNVPGPNIKTCKKCGQIISRETGHSVLRSAREAFCQRSDPKGRTVDQWLTEKRGGITSSEMAQRATKLANERQRRYRRMQAKNAERDKLTLRKRDDKKDEEKQENKDVPDGVSCKGESTDGLQLQDHLHIKKEEEELWESLEEKQETDITAVTVKSEDEEEEAQCSLLHWRQSEENIKGEPATCSSAKLMKVEPNGDISEGPEAANTCTQQDTDGEETDCSDTEDSEDWREPLSQSEAQSEHMDMSCENFQTSENNTRGTSHNTHKPYGCDLCGKRFTHKRSIFLHRRIHTGEKPYGCDLCGKEFTRKSSLSMHSRIHKGEKPYGCNLCEKRFGNKAHLTSHTTIHTGEKPFGCGVCGKRFGHSGHLKIHMRIHTGEKPYGCDMCGKRFSNRTDFNKHTRIHTGEKPYGCDVCGKRFSRQSNLKIHTTIHTGDKPFGCDVCDKGFCHKSKLKKHMRIHTGEKPYSCDVCSEKFNRKSTLSKHMRIHTVEKPYGCDVCSQKFNRKSNLSKHMRIHTGKKPYGCDEELWE; via the exons ATGAACAAGACCAGAGGAG GTTTCAAACACACAATGTCTGGGGACTTGAAGCCACCAGGAGGAGGCGGGTCTTGGAGGTCACTGCCACGAACCCAAGCTGCTGTAAAGAAGCACCAGATCCCTGAAGACTGCCTTCACTGTGGGGCGTCGGTACTGTCTTATGGACACTTTCTCCACAAAGCTGAGGTCTATTGTGAGGGAGCAGAAGGATTAGGAAAGACTCTCGGCCTGTGGCTCAGTGACAGAAAAGTATCAAAGACCACTCGATGGAGGCTGGAAAAGACTTTTGATAACATGAAAAATGGCAACGTGCCAGGACCGAATATAAAGACGTGTAAGAAATGTGGTCAAATCATAAGTAGGGAGACTGGTCATTCTGTGCTGAGGTCAGCTAGGGAGGCCTTCTGCCAACGCTCAGACCCCAAAGGCAGGACGGTAGATCAATGGCTGACTGAAAAGAGAGGTGGCATCACCAGCAGTGAGATGGCACAGAGGGCAACCAAACTGGCAAACGAGAGACAGAGGAGATATAGAAGGATGCAGGCAAAGAACGCTGAGAGAGACAAACTGACCCTCAGGAAAAGAGACGACAAGAAAGATGAAGAAAAGCAAGAGAACAAAG ATGTTCCTGATGGTGTTTCCTGTAAAGGAGAATCCACTGATGGTCTACAGCTCCAGGATcatctccacataaagaaggaagaggaagaactgtGGGAAAGTCTGGAGGAAAAGCAGGAGACGGATATCACGGCTGTTACTGTGAagagtgaagatgaagaggaggaagctcagtgttctctgctacactggagacaaagtgaggagaacatcaaaggagaacctgcaacctgcagctcagctaAACTCATGAAAGTAGAACCAAATGGAGACATCAGTGAAGGCCCAGAAGCAGCAAACACTTGTACACAACAAGACACTGATGGAGAGGAAACAGACTGCTCTGACACTGAAGACAGTGAGGATTGGAGGGAACCTTTGTCCCAGTCTGAAGCTCAGAGTGAACACATGGACATGAGCTGTGAGAACTTTCAAACATCTGAGAACAACACCAGAGGAAcatcacacaacacacacaaaccctatGGTTGTGACCTGTGTGGGAAACGATTTACTCATAAGAGGAGTATTTTCTTACACAggagaattcacacaggagagaaaccctatgGTTGTGACCTGTGTGGAAAAGAGTTTACTCGTAAGTCGAGTCTTTCCATGCACTCAAGAATCCACAAGGGAGAGAAACCCTATGGTTGCAACCTGTGTGAGAAACGATTTGGCAACAAAGCACATCTGACGAGCCACACGacaattcacacaggagagaaaccctttggttgtgGTGTGTGCGGGAAACGATTTGGACACAGTGGACATCTGAAGATCCAcatgagaattcacacaggagagaaaccctatgGTTGTGATATGTGTGGGAAACGATTTAGCAACAGAACAGattttaacaaacacacaagaattcacactggagagaaacccTATGGTTGTGATGTATGTGGGAAACGATTTAGCAGACAATCAAATCTGAAGATCCACACAACAATTCACACAGGAGATaaaccctttggttgtgatgtttgcGATAAAGGATTTTGTCACAAGTCTAAACTGAaaaaacacatgagaatccacacgggagagaaaccttatagttgtgatgtttgtagtgaAAAGTTTAACCGTAAGTCAACTCTTTCCAAACACATGAGGATCCACACAGTAGAGAAACCCTAcggttgtgatgtttgtagtcaaAAGTTTAACCGTAAGTCAAATCTTTCCAAACAcatgagaattcacacaggaaAAAAACCCTATGGTTGTGATGAAGAACTATGGGAA